DNA sequence from the Malus sylvestris chromosome 10, drMalSylv7.2, whole genome shotgun sequence genome:
TTGCGTAGTATCATTTACTGTCTTTATTGCAGTGGGCGATCGATTTATTTTCAGTACATTCAAGACTTTCTGTATCTGGTGTGAACCTTGATTTGGCTGTTTTGCATTGATTTCCACTTCAATTCATTTCCAATATGTTGAATGGTTTTCGTCCATTTAGCGCCCGTATAATGTGTAACTATAATGGAGTGCTCGTTTATTCGTTAATGAGTTCCTCACCTGTGTTTAACAGGTAAAGAATCCCTCAGCTCGAATCGAACACGAAGCAAGTACTTCCAAAATTGGTGAAGACCAGCTATTCTACTTTCAACAAAGGGGAATCGAGTATGAGAAAGCCATGGCCGCTATGATATCTGGGTTTTGCCGGGATGTATTCAACGAGCTCCCTGACGAGTTTGGGTCTGAGGTGAACCAGTTGATTGGCTTGAAGCTTGAAAATTCAGTCGGTTAGAAAACAGCACTGGTTTAGGTAAATAAGCTGAGTCGATGAAAGTTCGATCTTTTTGTCAAACGGGTTTAAAATCCGAGTAGTTTGCAAAGACGTTTTAACTTGATAGCTACGTTGTGAAATGGCTAGAATATGGAAAGTATATGTACATAGATATTTGCTGTAAATGTGTACGCTCTGCTGTCAAAATATACAATGTAACGTAAGGCATAACATTAAAAATGCTTGTTATAAATTGAGCTTAAGGTTATCAAATGTGTCGAACTTGCATTGAGGCAACGATAAACATACGCGAATGATGGAAAATCAATTCGCTTTTACATTCTTCTCCTCCGCCCGTTCTGTAGTTTTTGGAGCAGAACTTTTGTTGAACAAAAGCGTCATCTGATCGACGAAGAGCATGCTTCTCATTTGCTCCAGTTGTTCCCATTCTTTCTCCATCTGCAAATCCAACGCCTCGAAGCGAATAATCTTCTTCTGGATCTCTCTCAGCTGTACTTCTGTAATCCCTGATATTGATCTTCCCACATCCAGCCATTCCTTCTCAAGCTGTGAATTTGAATCTACAAAAGCTGCCCCCAGTGCATCCAGGTCAGTTTTATTGTCTCCATTTAATTCAGCATCGGCTTCATGCTGTCTTGCACTCGAAGCCAGAGATGGAACACTCATTTTACTTGTTTCATAATCCGCCTCACACAGGGTTGTTACGGCAGCAGAAGCAGCAGCCTCTGCAACCTGTACGCCCGCCAGTGCTGACAGAAAGGCGGCCTGAGCCATAATTGGGTTGCTTGCATCCGCAAGAGGCGTGAGACGCATTCTTTTACTTAAGGACGGTGTTGTACCATCACCATCACCCTCCAATCCAGATTCAGCATCAGCTGCATCTTCCTTCATTCCACTGGTCTGCTTGTAATCCAGATCCCCAGTAAACTCCTCGCCAAAAGGAATCATGAGAAAATGAGCAACACATTCCTTCTCACTTCTCCCGACATGCTGCGCAACCTTCCTCCAATCGTCGCCATAATGcataagggcttctagaagaTGCAGAGTATCTTTATCAGCCCAGCCACTCCCCATCTCTTCATTGATTTCAACCCGCCTGAAATCGGAAGAACTTATGCCGATCTGATAGTTGCTGCGAACATAGCACCTTGCACACAGGGTCATGTCATTCTGTTCCcaacaacaaattaaaaacaTCAGTTGCAGCAAACCATAGTATCAAATAAAACACTTCATGGGATTGCAAAGCAAAATCGAAGCTAATCAATTCAAAGAAGATCAAATGTTCCTTAAATTAGTCAATTCAAACACGATCAAACGAAACCTATGAatgaatttcaaacaaagttctaaaagacgctaggagCTAGTTACCTAGCACCTAGGCAGTTAGGCGGAGCCTAGACAGGCGTTTAGGCGGAGCCTAGACAGGcgtctaggcggatttaagtaaatctattgtatttcgtgtaaataagtgtctgtttacacttaaaatatatataattttatcataaattataaaatagaataacatatatattatgaagtattgaaacataatgaaaacatggggaacaaacatataatgtgtatttatttaagtgttcaataagcctcttacaatttattggaaataataaaatgcaaaagaaaagttatctattttataTCTAAGTGAGGTGCATCCTAAGCAAATGGCAAGTCTGGGCAGATGGGTAACTAGGCGGTCTAGGctccatttcttaatttttaaaggCCTAAACATTAATCGGAACGATAACCAGCCACCTAGCGCGCAGAGATTTTTGAAACAGTGATTTCAAATAGAGTGACAATTACATTAAGCTAatcaaattcaatttcaaataaATCAATGGTAGCAAAAGAATCACAAGAATAGACCTTTTCAGAAACAAAGCAGGCAATGCTGCAAACAGACTTGCAGCCATTGCAAGTCCTCTTCTTTGGGCTCTCCTTGTTGGTCCCCGAAGACCCGTCCTTGGGACCGCCAGCGGGGGATTCAGCGCCGCCATTAGAGGACGCAGCGGCGGCCTTGCCGCTGTCCTTGTCCTCCCACCTGAGGGGCTTGTTGGGTGCGGAAGGAGTGTAATTGATCAAGCCCCACGCCTCCAGGAAATCAAAAACCCTCCTAACGGAGCCGACGTCGCCGACGAGAGCCTTGCGGGCCTCCGTGAAGGTGAGCTTCCGAGAAGGGTTGACGGCCCTGGATTGGCTGACGATGATGTTGCGATAGTACTTGTAGAGGCTAGGGCTTTTGGAAGGGGATCGAGAGTCGAAGAACTCGGGGAGGAATCGGACCTCGCAGTGGTGGATGTGGTCCGGCGAGAACCAGCTGGAATAGCTGGGGACGTGGATGACGTAGGCGTCAGAGGTGGGACGCGGTTCAGTTTGGCGTGGGGTGGCGGTGGTCGGAGTCTCCGGATTGACGGGGATCGGAAGTGGAGTGGGTGGGGGTTTGGATGGGGTGTCGGAGGAGGAGAGGTCGACGGCCGCTGATTTGGTAGCCATGGGATTTAGCGGATCTAAGGTTTAGAggctttttctgttttttattttcttttaaatttcaagttttttttttttttttgtcaaacttttaaattttaagttGGTTATTTTCAAAATGGAGGACAAAGTTTTGATTTC
Encoded proteins:
- the LOC126585122 gene encoding SWI/SNF complex subunit SWI3B-like, yielding MATKSAAVDLSSSDTPSKPPPTPLPIPVNPETPTTATPRQTEPRPTSDAYVIHVPSYSSWFSPDHIHHCEVRFLPEFFDSRSPSKSPSLYKYYRNIIVSQSRAVNPSRKLTFTEARKALVGDVGSVRRVFDFLEAWGLINYTPSAPNKPLRWEDKDSGKAAAASSNGGAESPAGGPKDGSSGTNKESPKKRTCNGCKSVCSIACFVSEKNDMTLCARCYVRSNYQIGISSSDFRRVEINEEMGSGWADKDTLHLLEALMHYGDDWRKVAQHVGRSEKECVAHFLMIPFGEEFTGDLDYKQTSGMKEDAADAESGLEGDGDGTTPSLSKRMRLTPLADASNPIMAQAAFLSALAGVQVAEAAASAAVTTLCEADYETSKMSVPSLASSARQHEADAELNGDNKTDLDALGAAFVDSNSQLEKEWLDVGRSISGITEVQLREIQKKIIRFEALDLQMEKEWEQLEQMRSMLFVDQMTLLFNKSSAPKTTERAEEKNVKAN